A stretch of Aureispira sp. CCB-E DNA encodes these proteins:
- a CDS encoding cadherin-like domain-containing protein, protein MKRKIHAYQITFIRLLLVVLISSHLPFKADSQTTISGVVNSYTNVTSVNVAPCESSITVGDASLFSPGDKALIIQMKGADVDLTNTAAFGSITNYNSAGLYEFFTIIDVNVGANTIVTGSFNNTYDPAGLVQLVRVPSYDNVTINGNLTGQAWNGTTGGVIAVYATNTVDLAADIDASQLGFRGITTPSSASNCLATDYSFNNTSPDGADKGEGIAITNANFARGRGAWANAGGGANIHNAGGGGGGNGGAGGRGGEQWQGCGNTLAAGPNQFATGGVGGHAMPIGPSFNRLFLGGTGGSGDSNNGFASNNTEGGGIVIIRASHLNGNGFTIRAIGGTVPVSANGAIDGGSGGGAGGSVCLDLQTIGASALTVDVHGGDGQDIDYRGDDAHGPGGGGGGGILWHNLPTLPANVVVVNNGGREGRMLQAPNAGTPNGALAGASGRVITSLVLQEIDDRDNDGLSASCDIDDDNDGIPDVVEICGLGATDFTCVGGTDPGLDDDGDGIINYRDPDYCVLNANGVCASMDTDGDGVPNHLDLDADNDGIADIIEAGGVDTDGDGVIDNVVDQRIPGGYSENSCSATPLTITSPTTLTLTGDGSQDIALPFAFEYFGVPFAGNLRVNMNAWVSFDAIAPASPWVPQTFPDATYTNTIAMNWSDPEPQNGGTVRHGTNGTAPNRVFILEYVNNPFFSGTGTITTQLQLHEGTNEIRIVTTNFNPSTGSFSMGLNQNGTTAYTITGRNNAVYNITTPECRGFTYTAGVIPNGLADIYDANPLPVFDTDGDGIPNFLDLDADNDGIPDIVEAGGTDANGDGRADNYTDEDNDGFNDVVDGDVGNNGTAENTSNALVLTGADGNNDGLPDSYPANDTDGDGILDYLDLDADNDGIPDVVEAGGTDVNGDGRADNYADADGDGFNDVVDGDPTNALAAGIDTNGANTSDALIVTGADTNGDGAPNSYPEGDTDGDGVLDYLDLDADNDGIPDVVEVGGTDVNGDGRADNYADADGDGFNDVVDGDPTNALAAGTDTNGANTSDALQLTGTDTNGDGAPNSYPEGDIDGDGVLDQLDLDADNDGIPDVVEAGGTDANGDGRADNYADGDGDGFNDVVDGDPTNALAAGTDTNGANTSDALQLTATDTNGDGAPNSYPEGDTDGDGVLDQLDLDADNDGIPDVVEAGGTDVNGDGRADNYADADGDGFNDVVDGDPTNALAVGTDTNGANTSDALQLTGTDTNGDGAPNSYPEGDADRDGVLDYLDLDADNDGIPDVVEAGGTDVNGDGRADNYADADGDGFNDVVDGDPTNALAAGTDTNGANTSDALQLTGEDTNGDGAPNSYPEGDTDGDGVLDQLDLDADNDGIPDVVEVGGTDANGDGRADNYADADGDGFNDVVDGDPTNALAAGTDTNGANTSDALLLTGADTNGDGKPNSMPNGDLDGDNVYNHLDLDADNDGILDIEEAGGMDANRDGQEDAYVDADGDGFNDVVDGDPTNALAAGTDTNGANSANATTRTGADTDGDGAPNSYPNDNQDGDNNYNFLDIDADNDGIVDNTEGQATSAYIAPDNNDADGDGIDDAYDNDDANFGGSDSGIIPNNQDGAADNPDYLDLDTDNDGIADAIEGHDTNGDDVVNGTDSPNANTGLSGGTTDADGDGLLDGYDNNTASTNATNTGLNPNAHPDAKNEITVERDWREGNTTYVVNDVNSTPLNVTVTGNVLTNDYDQEGNVQGVTGNIEIDTDGDGIPETGAGLGTGVTVGGVNEDGTPTANAGTLTQNADGTYTFVPTTGFVGEVTYHYQACDNATPQICGEAAVTIDVEPAPTTDNGELALAPDVNTTYDDVVVNGQVLANDNDPDGDNILVTGNIQTDTDGDGTVDATVALSTPTTIGGVDQKGNPVVNAGTLTQNANGTYTFDPVAGFIGVVEYIYTACDDGTPITCEQTTVTINVLPRVYNSTNAIDDEEFVDKGATLNDNVLANDTDVEGDNQVGGVSLVTGPTNGSLTLNPDGTYTYTPTDPNFVGNDEFVYSVCDNGSPQVCDTATVYITILDVNKDYSETGVYGVAWHRAIRDGNGDNVLDGGTDVWLGSNTDFETGSLVLDNFDDGITIGAGPGEFPTAVVANQVFNLDITVNSTVADNVFYGLWIDWDNNGAYDDFYTGNVATASPTTTTIAVTVPGTYNGTETVNIRLRADDDAFAVGDFAGGRTNGEVEDYQALVVDLPVELLYFDAKLKDKNIGVLSWATENELNNAGYEVEHALPTTGTPVFEQIGYVDGAGTTSMQQFYTYEVPRLVSGVHYFRLKQVDFDGTSTYTQIRALRVEETLVQKLFPTLLHQGSNTVYIQVEKDDNYKIEVLTTLGQVVESYTKEIQSSNYHELRLATDRYPSGVYLIRVSNGTNAFTEKIRIE, encoded by the coding sequence ATGAAGAGAAAAATACACGCTTATCAGATAACCTTTATCCGATTATTACTAGTGGTATTGATTTCGTCCCATCTTCCTTTTAAAGCGGACAGTCAAACGACAATTTCAGGTGTAGTAAATAGCTATACCAATGTAACAAGTGTCAACGTAGCACCTTGTGAAAGCTCTATCACAGTAGGAGATGCTTCGTTATTTTCACCAGGAGACAAAGCACTTATTATTCAAATGAAAGGAGCAGATGTAGATTTAACCAATACGGCTGCATTTGGCTCTATTACCAATTACAACAGTGCGGGGTTGTACGAGTTTTTTACAATTATTGATGTGAATGTAGGTGCCAATACAATTGTAACAGGTAGTTTTAACAATACTTACGATCCTGCAGGGTTGGTTCAGTTAGTTAGAGTACCTAGTTATGATAATGTCACCATCAATGGAAACTTAACTGGTCAAGCATGGAATGGTACTACTGGAGGAGTGATTGCAGTATATGCGACCAATACGGTTGATTTGGCAGCAGATATTGATGCTTCTCAACTTGGTTTTAGAGGGATCACAACACCTAGTTCAGCATCCAACTGTTTGGCAACAGACTATTCTTTTAACAATACTAGCCCTGATGGGGCAGACAAAGGAGAAGGAATTGCTATTACAAATGCCAATTTTGCAAGAGGTCGAGGGGCATGGGCTAATGCTGGAGGAGGTGCCAATATCCACAATGCCGGTGGCGGTGGTGGTGGAAATGGCGGTGCTGGTGGTCGTGGTGGAGAGCAGTGGCAAGGCTGTGGAAATACTTTAGCTGCTGGACCTAACCAATTTGCAACAGGAGGTGTTGGTGGACACGCCATGCCTATAGGACCTTCTTTTAACCGTTTGTTTTTAGGTGGAACAGGAGGATCAGGAGATTCTAATAATGGTTTCGCTTCTAATAATACAGAAGGAGGAGGAATTGTAATTATTCGTGCTAGTCATTTAAATGGTAACGGTTTTACGATTAGAGCAATCGGAGGAACGGTTCCTGTTAGTGCCAATGGGGCAATTGACGGTGGTTCTGGTGGTGGCGCTGGAGGAAGTGTTTGTTTGGATTTGCAAACAATTGGAGCATCTGCTTTAACAGTAGATGTTCATGGTGGAGATGGTCAAGATATTGATTATCGTGGAGATGATGCACACGGTCCTGGTGGCGGTGGCGGTGGTGGTATTTTGTGGCATAACTTACCAACCTTGCCTGCCAATGTAGTGGTGGTTAATAATGGAGGAAGAGAAGGTCGTATGTTACAAGCTCCTAACGCTGGTACGCCTAATGGTGCTCTTGCTGGAGCATCAGGAAGAGTAATTACTAGTTTGGTTTTACAAGAAATAGATGATAGAGACAACGATGGTTTAAGTGCCAGTTGTGATATTGATGATGATAACGATGGTATTCCAGATGTTGTAGAAATTTGTGGTTTGGGAGCAACTGATTTTACTTGTGTAGGTGGAACAGATCCTGGATTAGATGATGACGGCGATGGTATTATTAATTACAGAGATCCTGATTATTGTGTTTTGAATGCTAATGGTGTGTGTGCCTCAATGGACACCGATGGTGATGGCGTGCCCAACCATTTGGATTTAGATGCGGATAATGATGGTATAGCAGATATTATAGAAGCTGGCGGTGTTGATACTGATGGAGATGGAGTTATTGATAATGTTGTTGATCAAAGAATTCCAGGAGGATATTCAGAAAATAGTTGTAGTGCTACCCCTCTAACGATCACAAGTCCAACGACCTTAACGTTAACTGGAGATGGTAGTCAAGATATTGCTTTGCCATTTGCTTTTGAATATTTTGGAGTTCCGTTTGCGGGTAATTTACGTGTTAATATGAATGCTTGGGTTAGTTTTGATGCAATTGCACCCGCTTCTCCTTGGGTTCCTCAAACATTTCCAGATGCTACATACACCAATACTATTGCAATGAACTGGTCAGACCCTGAACCTCAGAACGGAGGAACAGTACGTCATGGAACCAATGGTACTGCTCCAAACAGAGTGTTTATTTTAGAGTATGTTAATAATCCATTTTTCTCAGGAACAGGAACTATTACAACGCAGCTTCAGTTACACGAAGGAACAAATGAAATAAGAATCGTAACAACTAACTTTAATCCTTCTACAGGTAGCTTCTCAATGGGATTAAACCAAAATGGTACAACAGCTTATACCATTACAGGAAGAAATAATGCGGTTTATAATATTACAACACCAGAATGTCGAGGGTTTACCTACACAGCAGGAGTTATTCCAAATGGATTAGCGGATATTTATGACGCAAATCCGCTGCCAGTTTTCGATACAGATGGTGATGGCATTCCTAACTTCTTAGATTTAGATGCGGATAATGATGGCATTCCAGATATCGTAGAGGCAGGTGGAACAGATGCGAATGGCGATGGACGTGCCGATAATTACACAGACGAAGATAACGATGGTTTTAACGATGTAGTAGATGGTGATGTAGGGAATAATGGTACAGCAGAAAATACATCTAATGCACTGGTACTAACAGGTGCCGATGGTAATAATGACGGTCTTCCTGATAGTTATCCAGCGAATGATACAGATGGTGATGGCATTTTAGATTATCTAGACTTAGATGCAGATAACGATGGCATTCCAGATGTAGTGGAAGCAGGAGGAACGGATGTAAATGGCGATGGACGTGCGGATAATTATGCTGATGCGGATGGAGATGGTTTTAACGATGTAGTAGATGGTGACCCAACGAATGCATTGGCAGCAGGAATAGATACGAATGGAGCGAATACATCAGATGCACTGATAGTAACAGGTGCAGATACCAATGGTGACGGTGCTCCGAATAGCTATCCAGAAGGTGATACGGATGGAGATGGTGTTTTAGATTATCTAGACTTAGACGCAGATAACGATGGCATTCCAGATGTAGTGGAAGTAGGTGGAACGGATGTAAATGGCGATGGACGTGCGGATAATTATGCTGATGCGGATGGCGATGGTTTTAACGATGTAGTAGATGGCGATCCAACAAATGCTTTAGCGGCAGGAACAGATACGAATGGAGCGAATACATCGGATGCCTTACAATTGACAGGAACAGATACGAATGGCGATGGTGCGCCGAATAGCTATCCAGAAGGAGACATAGACGGTGATGGAGTGTTAGATCAATTAGATTTAGACGCAGATAACGATGGCATTCCAGATGTAGTGGAAGCAGGAGGAACGGATGCAAATGGAGATGGACGTGCGGATAATTATGCTGATGGGGATGGAGATGGTTTTAACGATGTGGTAGATGGTGACCCAACGAATGCATTGGCAGCAGGAACAGATACGAATGGGGCGAATACATCGGATGCCTTGCAATTGACAGCAACAGATACGAATGGCGATGGTGCGCCGAATAGCTATCCAGAAGGCGATACAGATGGCGATGGTGTTTTAGATCAATTAGATTTAGATGCAGATAACGATGGCATTCCAGATGTAGTAGAAGCAGGAGGAACGGATGTAAATGGCGATGGACGTGCGGATAATTATGCTGATGCGGATGGCGATGGTTTTAACGATGTGGTAGATGGCGACCCAACAAATGCTTTAGCAGTAGGAACAGATACGAATGGAGCGAATACATCGGATGCCTTGCAATTGACGGGAACAGACACGAATGGCGATGGTGCGCCGAATAGTTATCCAGAAGGGGATGCGGATAGAGATGGTGTTCTAGATTACTTAGACTTAGATGCAGATAACGATGGCATTCCAGATGTAGTGGAAGCAGGAGGAACGGATGTAAATGGCGATGGACGTGCGGATAATTATGCTGATGCGGATGGAGATGGTTTTAACGATGTAGTAGATGGTGACCCAACCAATGCGTTGGCAGCAGGAACAGATACGAATGGGGCGAATACATCGGATGCCTTGCAGTTGACAGGTGAAGATACCAATGGTGATGGTGCGCCAAATAGCTATCCAGAAGGTGATACGGATGGAGATGGTGTTTTGGATCAATTAGATTTAGATGCAGATAACGACGGGATTCCAGATGTAGTGGAAGTAGGTGGAACGGATGCAAATGGTGATGGACGTGCAGATAATTATGCTGATGCGGATGGAGATGGTTTTAACGATGTAGTAGATGGCGATCCAACAAATGCTTTAGCGGCAGGAACGGATACGAATGGAGCGAATACATCAGATGCCTTGTTATTAACAGGGGCAGATACCAATGGTGATGGGAAACCAAACAGTATGCCTAACGGTGATTTGGATGGTGATAATGTATACAATCATTTGGATTTGGATGCCGACAACGATGGTATTTTGGATATCGAAGAAGCAGGTGGAATGGATGCGAATAGAGATGGTCAAGAAGATGCTTATGTGGATGCGGATGGAGATGGCTTTAATGATGTAGTAGATGGTGATCCAACGAATGCATTGGCAGCAGGAACAGATACAAACGGAGCGAATAGTGCCAATGCGACTACTCGAACAGGAGCTGATACGGATGGCGACGGTGCACCGAATAGCTATCCAAATGACAACCAAGATGGTGATAACAATTATAACTTCTTGGATATAGATGCAGACAACGATGGTATTGTTGATAATACAGAAGGACAAGCAACTAGTGCTTACATCGCACCCGATAATAACGATGCGGATGGAGATGGAATAGACGATGCTTATGATAATGACGATGCTAATTTTGGTGGATCGGATTCAGGTATTATACCAAATAATCAAGATGGCGCAGCAGATAATCCAGATTATCTAGATTTGGATACCGACAACGATGGTATCGCGGATGCTATTGAAGGGCATGATACAAATGGTGATGATGTTGTAAATGGTACCGATAGTCCAAATGCCAATACAGGCTTATCAGGTGGTACAACTGACGCGGATGGTGATGGTTTGTTGGATGGTTATGATAACAATACAGCAAGTACCAATGCAACTAATACAGGATTGAATCCGAATGCTCATCCAGATGCTAAAAATGAGATTACAGTTGAGCGTGATTGGAGAGAGGGCAATACAACTTATGTTGTTAACGATGTTAATTCGACACCATTAAATGTAACGGTTACAGGTAATGTCTTGACGAATGATTATGATCAAGAAGGAAATGTGCAAGGAGTGACTGGAAACATTGAAATCGATACAGATGGAGATGGCATCCCTGAAACAGGTGCTGGTTTAGGAACAGGAGTAACGGTTGGTGGTGTGAATGAAGATGGTACTCCAACTGCAAACGCAGGAACCTTGACTCAAAATGCCGATGGTACGTATACTTTTGTCCCAACAACAGGCTTTGTTGGAGAAGTAACTTACCATTATCAAGCATGTGATAATGCTACTCCTCAAATTTGTGGTGAAGCAGCTGTAACCATCGATGTAGAACCTGCTCCAACGACAGATAATGGAGAATTGGCTTTAGCACCAGATGTCAATACAACATACGATGATGTAGTGGTAAATGGTCAAGTGTTAGCAAATGACAATGACCCAGATGGTGATAATATTTTGGTAACAGGAAACATTCAAACAGATACAGATGGTGATGGAACCGTAGATGCAACAGTAGCTCTAAGTACGCCAACAACAATTGGTGGCGTTGATCAAAAAGGGAACCCAGTTGTAAATGCAGGAACCTTGACTCAAAATGCCAACGGTACCTATACTTTTGATCCTGTTGCTGGATTCATAGGTGTGGTAGAATATATTTACACGGCTTGTGATGATGGGACACCAATTACTTGCGAACAAACAACGGTAACCATTAATGTTTTGCCAAGGGTGTATAATAGTACCAATGCAATAGATGACGAAGAGTTTGTAGACAAAGGAGCAACTTTAAATGATAATGTTTTGGCAAACGATACGGATGTAGAGGGAGATAATCAAGTCGGTGGAGTGTCATTAGTGACAGGTCCGACCAATGGTAGTTTGACCTTGAATCCAGATGGAACATACACTTACACGCCAACTGATCCTAATTTTGTTGGTAACGATGAATTTGTATACAGTGTATGTGACAATGGAAGCCCTCAAGTATGTGACACAGCAACTGTTTATATTACAATTTTGGATGTGAACAAGGATTATAGCGAAACTGGAGTTTATGGTGTGGCATGGCATAGAGCTATAAGAGATGGTAACGGAGATAACGTATTAGACGGTGGTACCGATGTTTGGTTGGGATCAAATACAGATTTTGAAACAGGAAGCTTAGTATTAGATAACTTTGATGATGGGATAACAATTGGTGCAGGTCCTGGAGAATTTCCTACTGCTGTGGTCGCTAATCAAGTATTTAACTTGGATATAACTGTTAATTCTACGGTTGCAGATAATGTATTCTATGGTCTATGGATTGATTGGGATAACAATGGAGCGTATGACGATTTTTATACAGGAAACGTAGCAACAGCGAGCCCAACAACAACAACGATTGCAGTAACGGTACCTGGAACATACAATGGGACCGAAACCGTGAATATTCGATTGAGAGCGGACGATGATGCATTTGCAGTAGGAGATTTTGCTGGAGGAAGAACGAATGGAGAGGTAGAGGATTATCAAGCATTGGTTGTCGATTTGCCAGTAGAGTTGTTATACTTCGATGCAAAATTGAAAGACAAAAACATTGGTGTCTTAAGTTGGGCAACCGAAAATGAATTGAATAATGCTGGTTATGAAGTAGAACATGCATTACCAACGACAGGAACACCTGTATTTGAGCAAATAGGTTATGTAGATGGTGCAGGAACTACTTCAATGCAACAGTTTTATACTTACGAAGTACCTCGCTTAGTTTCAGGAGTACACTACTTCCGCTTGAAGCAAGTAGACTTTGATGGCACATCGACTTATACTCAAATTCGAGCTTTAAGAGTAGAGGAAACTTTAGTTCAGAAGTTATTCCCAACGCTATTGCACCAAGGAAGCAATACTGTTTATATCCAAGTAGAGAAAGACGATAATTACAAGATAGAAGTACTGACAACTTTAGGACAAGTTGTAGAATCTTATACCAAAGAAATACAATCTAGCAATTATCACGAATTGAGATTGGCTACGGATCGTTATCCATCAGGAGTCTATTTAATACGAGTAAGTAATGGTACCAATGCATTTACTGAAAAAATAAGAATAGAATAG
- the sigZ gene encoding RNA polymerase sigma factor SigZ: protein MNTLIAWNKINARLTNFVLGKVKDKDLTNDIVQDVFLKVFTKIDTLKDNNKLVSWIYQIARNEIISHFRKVKHDGWEEIEIPETKKETLTSELAECLHPLIDTLPDKYKEALILADIEKVPQKEIAKRLNISYSGAKSRVQRGREMLKSTLYQCCTITTDVYGDILYYKQNNCEEGKSNNCKINCD, encoded by the coding sequence ATGAATACTCTTATTGCTTGGAATAAAATCAATGCCCGATTAACGAATTTTGTTTTGGGCAAAGTAAAAGACAAGGATTTAACAAATGATATCGTTCAAGATGTCTTCTTGAAAGTTTTTACTAAAATTGATACGTTGAAGGATAATAATAAATTAGTCTCTTGGATCTATCAAATAGCAAGAAATGAAATTATTTCACACTTTAGAAAAGTAAAGCACGATGGCTGGGAGGAAATTGAAATACCAGAGACTAAAAAGGAAACGCTCACCTCAGAGCTAGCAGAATGCCTACATCCCTTAATTGATACGCTGCCTGACAAATATAAGGAAGCTTTAATTTTAGCTGATATTGAAAAAGTCCCACAAAAAGAAATTGCCAAGAGATTAAACATATCGTATTCAGGTGCTAAGTCACGTGTACAACGAGGTCGGGAAATGCTGAAATCAACTTTATATCAATGCTGTACCATTACCACAGATGTCTATGGAGATATATTGTATTATAAACAAAATAATTGCGAGGAAGGTAAGTCGAATAATTGTAAAATAAACTGTGATTAA
- the arsM gene encoding arsenite methyltransferase encodes MSKEIKDAVKKTYTEVLKAGVGCGCGPTCSTSDQNWSLSESYESIEGYTEEADYALGCGIPTKDAKIKEGDTVLDLGSGAGNDVFVARSLVGEKGYVIGVDMTEAMIAQANKNNEKLGYQNVEFVLGEIEDLPIAENSIDVAVSNCVLNLVPDKYKAYSEVYKVLKPNGHFSMSDIVLRGDLPKGILEASEMYAGCIAGAMQKEDYLEAIKRAGFKNIKVTKEREIELPDEIALQYATKEELEAFKKGTNAIISIGVYAEK; translated from the coding sequence ATGTCAAAAGAAATTAAAGATGCAGTTAAAAAAACGTATACAGAAGTCCTAAAGGCAGGTGTTGGTTGTGGCTGTGGTCCAACTTGTAGTACCTCTGATCAGAACTGGTCACTTAGCGAAAGTTATGAATCTATTGAAGGATACACCGAAGAGGCGGACTATGCGTTGGGTTGTGGAATTCCAACTAAAGATGCTAAAATTAAAGAAGGAGATACAGTGCTTGACCTTGGTTCTGGTGCAGGGAATGATGTTTTTGTTGCTCGTAGTTTGGTAGGCGAAAAAGGGTATGTTATTGGAGTTGATATGACGGAAGCAATGATTGCCCAAGCCAATAAAAATAATGAAAAACTGGGTTATCAAAATGTAGAATTTGTTTTAGGTGAAATTGAAGATTTGCCGATTGCGGAAAATTCGATTGACGTAGCTGTTAGCAATTGCGTGTTGAATTTAGTACCTGATAAATACAAAGCGTACTCCGAGGTTTACAAGGTTTTAAAACCTAATGGGCACTTTAGTATGTCGGATATTGTGTTGAGAGGAGATTTACCCAAAGGCATACTAGAGGCTTCAGAGATGTATGCAGGTTGTATTGCTGGTGCTATGCAAAAAGAGGATTATTTAGAGGCGATTAAAAGGGCAGGCTTTAAAAACATTAAAGTAACGAAGGAGCGAGAAATTGAATTGCCTGATGAAATAGCACTTCAATATGCTACAAAAGAAGAGTTGGAAGCATTTAAAAAAGGAACCAATGCCATTATTAGTATTGGTGTTTATGCTGAAAAATAA
- a CDS encoding PatB family C-S lyase, with amino-acid sequence MENSNNSNCCTPSTKANSEETCCPPTTQNQPQSLGNNFAKSNPNYLKSMFGRTDLMPLWIADMDFKVAEPITQELQRLVNRGNFAYEFNTTKVFDALVNWNVKRHNLKLESQSFIEVTSVLTGISLLIRELSKEGEGVLVQTPVYHQFFKVIRSANRTVVENPLQLRNGHYEMDFEDLEQKLKRLDVKIILLCNPHNPVGRAWKKRELQQLVTLANKYKVRIISDEIHSDIIYSYSSFNSIASFADNSQHIAVIGAPSKTFGMQSISNGYLYVPDMATYKQVKNTIGSLYLDHGNALSSYATLAAYTKGEEWLEKTISYIEETVNWVEGYLRNELSEVKLIRPDGTYQIWLDFSALNLAPDELNQLMIHSAKLALTPGTWFGSNGSQFMRMNIASPLAKIQRAFYQIKKAIKDGIGSTTNTNIKSPNCCGC; translated from the coding sequence ATGGAAAATTCAAATAATTCAAACTGCTGCACACCTTCTACCAAAGCCAATTCAGAAGAAACTTGTTGCCCTCCAACAACTCAGAACCAACCTCAATCACTCGGCAATAATTTTGCTAAAAGCAATCCCAATTATCTAAAATCTATGTTTGGTAGAACGGACTTGATGCCTTTGTGGATTGCAGATATGGATTTCAAAGTAGCTGAACCGATCACGCAAGAATTGCAACGTTTGGTTAATAGAGGCAACTTTGCTTATGAATTCAACACGACCAAAGTGTTTGATGCTTTGGTGAATTGGAATGTGAAACGCCACAATTTAAAATTAGAAAGTCAGTCATTTATAGAGGTTACCAGTGTCTTGACAGGAATAAGTCTACTGATTAGAGAGTTGTCTAAAGAGGGAGAAGGGGTATTGGTGCAAACTCCTGTTTATCATCAATTTTTCAAAGTTATTCGATCAGCCAATCGAACGGTAGTAGAAAATCCATTACAGTTACGAAATGGTCATTACGAGATGGATTTTGAGGACTTAGAGCAAAAACTAAAAAGATTAGATGTAAAAATCATACTACTTTGTAATCCACATAATCCTGTTGGTCGTGCTTGGAAAAAAAGAGAGTTGCAACAATTGGTTACCTTAGCCAATAAATACAAGGTAAGAATCATCAGTGATGAAATTCACTCTGATATTATCTATTCCTATTCCAGTTTTAACAGCATAGCTTCCTTTGCTGATAATTCGCAACACATTGCAGTAATAGGAGCTCCCTCTAAAACGTTCGGAATGCAAAGTATCTCTAATGGCTACCTCTATGTGCCAGATATGGCCACATACAAGCAAGTAAAAAACACCATCGGCTCTTTGTATCTTGATCATGGAAATGCTCTATCTTCTTATGCTACTTTGGCAGCTTATACCAAAGGTGAAGAATGGTTAGAGAAAACAATTTCGTACATAGAAGAAACAGTGAATTGGGTAGAAGGATATTTGAGAAATGAACTTTCAGAAGTAAAGCTCATACGTCCAGATGGCACTTACCAAATATGGTTGGATTTTAGTGCCTTGAATTTAGCACCAGATGAGTTGAATCAATTGATGATTCATTCTGCAAAATTAGCATTAACCCCAGGGACTTGGTTTGGTAGCAATGGAAGTCAATTTATGCGAATGAATATAGCTTCACCATTAGCGAAAATTCAAAGAGCATTTTATCAAATAAAAAAAGCGATTAAAGATGGAATAGGAAGTACTACAAATACCAATATTAAATCTCCTAATTGCTGTGGTTGTTAA
- a CDS encoding cytochrome c biogenesis protein CcdA, with product MLESIQQWSGGIIESQLNSPLFFVAVFFLGLIAAVGSCCNIGVVAAVTGYAGTGAQRMDNKSHFKTGVSFFLGNVISLSLLGALTGFVSQSLGATVGEYWKIIAGLLVVCFGLISLDMFPLKLKLGDSLSTKLNALANKGFLFGLALGGFATACSASCSPIFPIILGTSFLQGSIVWSWLTLFVFAIGYSLPLGGILVGVGFGFDKFLEKLMINKTIFNSIFGVLMVVVGFGLLLGFV from the coding sequence ATGTTAGAAAGTATTCAACAATGGTCAGGTGGGATTATTGAAAGTCAACTGAATTCACCACTTTTTTTTGTTGCCGTCTTTTTCTTAGGGCTTATTGCTGCGGTCGGCTCATGCTGTAACATTGGAGTAGTTGCAGCAGTAACAGGCTACGCAGGTACAGGTGCTCAAAGGATGGATAATAAATCTCATTTCAAAACAGGAGTATCCTTTTTTTTGGGTAATGTTATCTCTTTATCTTTGCTTGGAGCATTAACAGGCTTTGTGAGTCAGTCGTTAGGTGCTACGGTGGGGGAGTACTGGAAGATAATTGCAGGTTTATTAGTCGTTTGTTTTGGGCTAATAAGCCTCGATATGTTTCCTTTAAAACTAAAGTTAGGGGATTCGTTAAGCACAAAGCTTAATGCATTAGCTAATAAAGGATTTCTTTTTGGTTTAGCCTTGGGAGGTTTCGCTACTGCTTGTTCTGCTAGTTGTAGCCCTATTTTTCCTATCATTTTAGGAACATCTTTTTTGCAAGGAAGTATTGTATGGAGTTGGTTGACGCTCTTCGTATTTGCCATTGGGTATAGCCTCCCTTTGGGGGGCATATTAGTTGGTGTTGGATTTGGGTTTGATAAATTTTTAGAAAAATTAATGATTAATAAAACGATATTCAACAGCATTTTTGGAGTGCTAATGGTTGTTGTTGGATTTGGATTATTATTGGGTTTTGTTTAG